One genomic segment of Drosophila melanogaster chromosome 3L includes these proteins:
- the Shal gene encoding shaker cognate l, isoform A — protein MASVAAWLPFARAAAIGWVPIATHPLPPPPMPKDRRKTDDEKLLINVSGRRFETWRNTLEKYPDTLLGSNEREFFYDEDCKEYFFDRDPDIFRHILNYYRTGKLHYPKHECLTSYDEELAFFGIMPDVIGDCCYEDYRDRKRENAERLMDDKLSENGDQNLQQLTNMRQKMWRAFENPHTSTSALVFYYVTGFFIAVSVMANVVETVPCGHRPGRAGTLPCGERYKIVFFCLDTACVMIFTAEYLLRLFAAPDRCKFVRSVMSIIDVVAIMPYYIGLGITDNDDVSGAFVTLRVFRVFRIFKFSRHSQGLRILGYTLKSCASELGFLVFSLAMAIIIFATVMFYAEKNVNGTNFTSIPAAFWYTIVTMTTLGYGDMVPETIAGKIVGGVCSLSGVLVIALPVPVIVSNFSRIYHQNQRADKRKAQRKARLARIRIAKASSGAAFVSKKKAAEARWAAQESGIELDDNYRDEDIFELQHHHLLRCLEKTTM, from the exons ATGGCCTCGGTCGCCGCTTGGCTGCCCTTCGCCCGGGCGGCGGCCATCGGGTGGGTGCCGATAGCCACCCACCCACTGCCACCGCCCCCGATGCCCAAGGATCGCCGCAAAACGGACGACGAGAAGCTCCTGATCAACGTCTCCGGGCGGCGTTTCGAGACGTGGCGGAATACTTTGGAGAAGTATCCGGACACCCTTTTAG GTTCCAATGAAAGGGAGTTCTTCTACGACGAGGACTGCAAAGAATACTTCTTCGATCGGGACCCGGACATCTTCCGGCACATACTGAACTACTACCGGACGGGCAAGCTGCACTACCCGAAGCACGAATGCCTCACCAGCTACGACGAGGAGCTGGCCTTCTTTGGAATAATGCCGGATGTCATTGGCGATTGCTGCTACGAGGACTACCGGGACCGGAAGCGGGAGAACGCGGAGCGGCTGATGGACGACAAGCTGTCGGAGAACGGGGATCAGAATCTGCAGCAGCTGACCAACATGCGCCAGAAGATGTGGCGGGCCTTCGAGAATCCGCACACGTCGACGAGCGCCCTGGTGTTCTACTATGTTACGGGTTTCTTCATCGCCGTCTCCGTGATGGCCAACGTGGTGGAGACGGTGCCGTGTGGCCACCGGCCGGGCAGAGCGGGAACTCTGCCCTGCGGCGAGCGCTACAAGATCGTCTTCTTCTGCCTGGATACCGCCTGCGTGATGATCTTTACGGCGGAGTACCTACTTCGACTCTTCGCCGCCCCCGATCGCTGCAAGTTCGTGCGCTCGGTGATGAGCATTATTGATGTGGTGGCCATTATGCCGTACTACATTGGCCTCGGGATCACCGACAACGACGACGTGAGCGGTGCTTTCGTCACGCTGCGCGTGTTCCGTGTCTTCCGCATATTCAAGTTCTCGCGCCACTCGCAAGGACTTCGGATCCTCGGCTACACGCTCAAGTCCTGCGCCAGCGAACTGGGCTTCCTTGTCTTCTCGCTGGCCATGGCCATTATCATCTTTGCCACCGTCATGTTCTACGCCGAGAAGAACGTCAATGGCACCAACTTCACATCGATTCCGGCGGCCTTCTGGTATACCATCGTCACAATGACGACGCTGGG ATATGGCGACATGGTGCCAGAGACAATAGCTGGCAAAATTGTGGGCGGCGTCTGCTCGCTTAGCGGTGTGCTGGTCATCGCCTTACCTGTACCTGTTATCGTATCGAACTTTAGTAGAATCTATCACCAGAACCAGCGAGCGGACAAGCGCAAGGCGCAGCGG AAAGCTCGCCTGGCGCGCATCCGCATTGCCAAGGCCTCGTCCGGAGCCGCCTTTGTTAGCAAGAAGAAGGCCGCCGAGGCCCGGTGGGCTGCCCAGGAGTCGGGCATCGAGCTGGATGACAACTATCGGGACGAGGACATCTTCGAGCTGCAGCACCATCATTTGCTGCGATGTCTGGAGAAGACAACg ATGTAG
- the Shal gene encoding shaker cognate l, isoform C yields the protein MASVAAWLPFARAAAIGWVPIATHPLPPPPMPKDRRKTDDEKLLINVSGRRFETWRNTLEKYPDTLLGSNEREFFYDEDCKEYFFDRDPDIFRHILNYYRTGKLHYPKHECLTSYDEELAFFGIMPDVIGDCCYEDYRDRKRENAERLMDDKLSENGDQNLQQLTNMRQKMWRAFENPHTSTSALVFYYVTGFFIAVSVMANVVETVPCGHRPGRAGTLPCGERYKIVFFCLDTACVMIFTAEYLLRLFAAPDRCKFVRSVMSIIDVVAIMPYYIGLGITDNDDVSGAFVTLRVFRVFRIFKFSRHSQGLRILGYTLKSCASELGFLVFSLAMAIIIFATVMFYAEKNVNGTNFTSIPAAFWYTIVTMTTLGYGDMVPETIAGKIVGGVCSLSGVLVIALPVPVIVSNFSRIYHQNQRADKRKAQRKARLARIRIAKASSGAAFVSKKKAAEARWAAQESGIELDDNYRDEDIFELQHHHLLRCLEKTTACGKYMPAASNAQNSQNNQPMDGTYLVEASF from the exons ATGGCCTCGGTCGCCGCTTGGCTGCCCTTCGCCCGGGCGGCGGCCATCGGGTGGGTGCCGATAGCCACCCACCCACTGCCACCGCCCCCGATGCCCAAGGATCGCCGCAAAACGGACGACGAGAAGCTCCTGATCAACGTCTCCGGGCGGCGTTTCGAGACGTGGCGGAATACTTTGGAGAAGTATCCGGACACCCTTTTAG GTTCCAATGAAAGGGAGTTCTTCTACGACGAGGACTGCAAAGAATACTTCTTCGATCGGGACCCGGACATCTTCCGGCACATACTGAACTACTACCGGACGGGCAAGCTGCACTACCCGAAGCACGAATGCCTCACCAGCTACGACGAGGAGCTGGCCTTCTTTGGAATAATGCCGGATGTCATTGGCGATTGCTGCTACGAGGACTACCGGGACCGGAAGCGGGAGAACGCGGAGCGGCTGATGGACGACAAGCTGTCGGAGAACGGGGATCAGAATCTGCAGCAGCTGACCAACATGCGCCAGAAGATGTGGCGGGCCTTCGAGAATCCGCACACGTCGACGAGCGCCCTGGTGTTCTACTATGTTACGGGTTTCTTCATCGCCGTCTCCGTGATGGCCAACGTGGTGGAGACGGTGCCGTGTGGCCACCGGCCGGGCAGAGCGGGAACTCTGCCCTGCGGCGAGCGCTACAAGATCGTCTTCTTCTGCCTGGATACCGCCTGCGTGATGATCTTTACGGCGGAGTACCTACTTCGACTCTTCGCCGCCCCCGATCGCTGCAAGTTCGTGCGCTCGGTGATGAGCATTATTGATGTGGTGGCCATTATGCCGTACTACATTGGCCTCGGGATCACCGACAACGACGACGTGAGCGGTGCTTTCGTCACGCTGCGCGTGTTCCGTGTCTTCCGCATATTCAAGTTCTCGCGCCACTCGCAAGGACTTCGGATCCTCGGCTACACGCTCAAGTCCTGCGCCAGCGAACTGGGCTTCCTTGTCTTCTCGCTGGCCATGGCCATTATCATCTTTGCCACCGTCATGTTCTACGCCGAGAAGAACGTCAATGGCACCAACTTCACATCGATTCCGGCGGCCTTCTGGTATACCATCGTCACAATGACGACGCTGGG ATATGGCGACATGGTGCCAGAGACAATAGCTGGCAAAATTGTGGGCGGCGTCTGCTCGCTTAGCGGTGTGCTGGTCATCGCCTTACCTGTACCTGTTATCGTATCGAACTTTAGTAGAATCTATCACCAGAACCAGCGAGCGGACAAGCGCAAGGCGCAGCGG AAAGCTCGCCTGGCGCGCATCCGCATTGCCAAGGCCTCGTCCGGAGCCGCCTTTGTTAGCAAGAAGAAGGCCGCCGAGGCCCGGTGGGCTGCCCAGGAGTCGGGCATCGAGCTGGATGACAACTATCGGGACGAGGACATCTTCGAGCTGCAGCACCATCATTTGCTGCGATGTCTGGAGAAGACAACg
- the CG9231 gene encoding uncharacterized protein, isoform B, which translates to MLSKTGLIGALVRRSFGTSQMLRETIKNHEPNNLERRMLVWTGKYKSQSEIPNFVSQDVMERCRNKMRIRLANIMIALTAVGCAIMVYSGKQAAKKGESVTKMNLEWHKQFNDSQQSEGSAPAAK; encoded by the exons ATGCTAAGCAAAACGGGGTTAATTGGCGCCTTGGTGCGTAGATCCTTCGGCACCAGTCAGATGTTGCGAGAGACGATCAAGAACCACGAGCCAAACAATCTGGAGCGCCGTATGTTGGTTTGGACCGGCAAATACAAGTCGCAGTCCGAGATTCCCAATTTCGTTAG TCAGGATGTCATGGAGCGCTGCCGCAACAAAATGCGCATCCGCCTGGCCAACATAATGATCGCACTCACCGCCGTGGGATGCGCCATTATGGTGTACAGTGGCAAGCAGGCCGCCAAGAAAGGAGAATCCGTCACAAAGATGAATCTCGAGTGGCACAAACAGTTTAATGACTCTCAGCAGAGCGAAGGATCTGCTCCGGCCGCCAAATAG
- the CG9330 gene encoding uncharacterized protein: protein MSEYTSILQREFPKIDHELLTYVVGVLTGSEEDFESGDDIFEAVGDILQSVDCDRSEESVRTLCEQFLNIMKNNEVNVERKVLNAPVNIEEMAKNMERLDKDMQSIWVANKDGANKVDSKKLGKAEAKLQQKQEKRQEVNKHGMIPVAVKLQTATASQVTNKKNTKLDQKGLNRSMDIKIENFDLAFGEKVLLQNANLLLSYGRRYGLVGRNGLGKTTLLRMIAERQLQIPSHISVLHVEQEVVGDDTPAVESVLECDTERTRLLTREKEILAALNNGVQDATLSNELSETYASLQNIEADKAVARASVILKGLGFDADMQLRPTKSFSGGWRMRLALARALFSKPDLLLLDEPTNMLDIKAIIWLENYLQTWATTILVVSHDRNFLDTVPTDIIHLHSQELEAYKGNYEQFEKTKTEKLKSQRREYEAQMAHRAHVQDFIDRFRYNANRASSVQSKIKMLEKLPELKPVEKETVVTLKFPEVEPLNPPVLAISEVTFRYNPEDPLPIFKGVNLSATSDSRICIVGENGAGKSTLLKIIVGQLSTIHGNIVLHRGLRIGYFAQHHVDHLNMNVTCVGVLAELFPGRPDEEYRRQLGSFGISGPLALQSIASLSGGQKSRVALAKMCMAEPNFLVLDEPTNHLDIETIDALGRAINAFKGGVILVSHDERLIKVVCKELWVCGNRTVRAIEGGLDEYKREVYKEIEANS from the exons ATGAGCGAGTACACAAGCATTCTGCAGCGCGAGTTTCCCAAAATCGACCACGAGCTGCTCACCTATGTCGTTGGCGTGCTCACCGGAA GCGAGGAGGACTTCGAAAGCGGCGATGACATCTTCGAAGCGGTGGGCGACATCCTGCAGAGCGTCGACTGTGATAGGTCGGAGGAGAGTGTACGTACGCTTTGCGAGCAGTTCCTCAACATCATGAAGAACAACGAGGTCAACGTGGAGCGAAAGGTTCTCAACGCGCCGGTCAACATCGAGGAGATGGCCAAGAACATGGAGCGGCTGGACAAGGATATGCAAAGCATCTGGGTGGCCAACAAAGATGGCGCCAAT AAAGTGGACTCCAAGAAACTAGGAAAGGCGGAGGCCAAGCTGCAGCAGAAGCAGGAGAAACGGCAGGAGGTGAACAAACATGGTATGATTCCTGTTGCGGTGAAGCTACAAACGGCCACAGCCTCACAGGTGACCAACAAGAAGAACACCAAGCTGGATCAGAAAGGTCTTAACCGATCCATGGACATCAAGATCGAAAACTTTGACCTGGCTTTTGGCGAAAA AGTTCTTCTGCAGAATGCGAATCTGCTGCTGTCTTACGGACGCCGCTATGGTCTGGTGGGACGCAATGGCCTGGGCAAGACTACACTGCTCCGCATGATTGCCGAGCGACAGCTACAGATCCCTTCGCACATATCGGTGCTGCACGTGGAGCAGGAGGTGGTTGGCGATGACACACCAGCAGTGGAGAGTGTGCTGGAATGTGATACTGAGCGAACGAGACTTCTGACCCGCGAGAAGGAGATTCTGGCTGCCCTTAACAATGGAGTTCAGGATGCGACGCTGTCCAATGAGCTGAGCGAGACCTACGCCTCTCTGCAGAACATCGAGGCGGACAAGGCTGTGGCCCGCGCATCTGTGATACTTAAGGGCTTGGGATTCGATGCAGATATGCAGCTGCGTCCAACTAAATCCTTCTCAGGCGGCTGGCGCATGCGTCTTGCTTTGGCCAGGGCACTGTTCTCAAAACCCGATCTGTTACTGCTCGATGAGCCGACGAACATGTTAGACATCAAAGCCATTATTTGGCTGGAAAACTATCTGCAGACATGGGCCACCACCATTCTGGTAGTTTCTCACGATCGCAACTTCCTGGACACGGTGCCGACAGACATTATTCACCTACATTCCCAGGAACTGGAGGCATACAA GGGAAACTATGAACAGTTCGAGAAGACCAAGACGGAGAAGCTGAAGTCCCAAAGACGTGAATACGAGGCCCAAATGGCTCACAGAGCTCATGTCCAGGACTTCATCGATCGCTTCCGATACAACGCAAACCGTGCCTCGTCTGTGCAAtccaaaattaaaatgctcGAAAAGCT GCCGGAACTAAAGCCAGTGGAAAAGGAGACTGTGGTCACGCTCAAATTCCCCGAAGTGGAACCCCTTAATCCTCCCGTGCTGGCCATTTCGGAGGTTACTTTCCGTTACAATCCAGAAGATCCACTGCCCATCTTCAAGGGCGTCAATCTCTCAGCCACATCGGACTCTCGAATTTGCATTGTCGGAGAAAACGGAGCGGGAAAGTCGACGCTGCTGAAGATTATTGTCGGTCAACTGAGCACTATTCACGGAAACATTGTCCTGCATCGCGGTCTTCGAATTGGATATTTTGCGCAGCACCATGTGGACCATCTGAATATGAATGTAACGTGTGTGGGAGTTTTGGCAGAACTGTTTCCTGGTCGCCCGGACGAAGAGTATCGCCGGCAGTTGGGCAGCTTCGGCATATCCGGACCACTGGCACTGCAGAGCATTGCCAGTTTATCTGGAGGACAAAAATCACGAGTGGCCTTAGCAAAGATGTGCATGG cgGAGCCAAATTTCCTGGTGCTCGATGAGCCGACTAATCACTTGGACATTGAAACCATTGATGCTTTGGGCCGAGCCATAAATGCCTTTAAG GGCGGCGTAATCCTGGTTTCCCACGACGAACGCCTCATTAAGGTCGTCTGCAAGGAACTCTGGGTGTGTGGCAATCGCACAGTCAGAGCGATCGAAGGTGGTCTGGACGAGTATAAGCGCGAGGTTTACAAGGAAATCGAAGCTAATAGttga
- the CG14100 gene encoding uncharacterized protein — translation MLCNIFKRSLQANIRNVNNLNVLRLSSSSGPRGEIQDALDIEANLFGNSDLRHEPMNTREALRKNRFAGRKPKVPFASVASRNLSAPSNPAPRVAPTPAPVIKDNELNLEFVRLTLQDPLTSTLLTTVRSRKRRDKNRQIIVEGRRLIQEALQCGLKMEVLLFSQKDQLALVKEEVGVAQVETGTKIYKVPQHDLKTWSSLVTPPGLMAIFDRPSDKGLEKNLAEQQRLGSQPFPITVVCDNIREPNNLGSIIRTCAALPCSQVVVTHGCCDPWESKALRGGCGGQFRVPIRDDVTWDELALTIPPEAADDCHVFIAETNQRKRENNQTIDYADIKGLGAHNLLIIGGESHGVSEEAYRFLNLVGGKGKCIYIPLAAGIDSLNVASALTLLLFELRRKLIHQASEKE, via the exons ATGCTGTGTAATATATTTAAACGCTCGCTTCAAGCGAATATAAGGAATGTGAATAACTTAAATGTGCTGCGGTTGAGCAGTTCCAGTGGTCCCCGAGGAGAGATCCAGGACGCACTGGACATAGAGGCCAATCTATTCGGGAATTCAGATTTAAGGCATGAGCCGATGAACACGAGGGAAGCTTTACGCAAGAATCGATTTGCCGGTAGAAAACCAAAGGTGCCATTTGCCTCAGTTGCATCTCGCAACCTCTCAGCTCCATCTAATCCTGCACCACGAGTGGCTCCAACTCCCGCTCCAGTAATTAAGGACAATGAGCTGAATCTGGAGTTTGTGCGTCTCACTCTGCAGGATCCACTTACCAGCACCCTACTAACCACAGTGCGCTCCCGCAAGCGCCGTGATAAGAACCGGCAGATCATCGTCGAAGGCCGTCGTCTCATCCAGGAAGCCCTGCAATGTGGTCTCAAAATGGAAGTACTCCTCTTCTCCCAGAAAGATCAGTTGGCTCTGGTCAAGGAGGAAGTAGGCGTGGCACAGGTGGAGACGGGTACCAAGATTTACAAAGTGCCGCAGCACGACCTAAAGACGTGGTCATCGCTGGTAACTCCTCCCGGTCTGATGGCTATCTTCGACAGGCCGTCGGACAAAGGCTTGGAGAAAAACCTGGCGGAGCAACAGCGTCTGGGCTCTCAGCCCTTTCCCATTACAGTTGTGTGCGACAACATCAGGGAGCCCAACAATCTGGGCAGCATTATAAGGACCTGCGCCGCGCTGCCCTGCAGTCAGGTGGTGGTCACCCACGGCTGCTGTGATCCCTGGGAATCGAAGGCCCTGAGAGGAGGCTGTGGCGGTCAGTTTAGAGTTCCAATTCGGGATGATGTAACTTGGGATGAGCTCGCGCTAACCATTCCGCCAGAGGCGGCCGACGACTGTCATGTTTTCATTGCCGAGACCAACCAAAGGAAGCGGGAGAACAACCAGACCATTGACTATGCAGATATCAAGGGTCTTGGAGCCCATAACTTGCTCATTATTGGCGGAGAGAGTCACGGAGTCAGTGAGGAAGCTTACCG TTTCTTAAACTTGGTTGGAGGTAAGGGAAAGTGCATCTACATCCCGCTGGCAGCTGGCATCGATAGCTTGAATGTGGCATCTGCTCTGACGCTGTTGCTTTTTGAACTGCGCCGAAAACTCATTCATCAGGCATCAGAAAAAGAATAA